One Erysipelothrix amsterdamensis DNA window includes the following coding sequences:
- the rspA gene encoding sortase-dependent adhesin RspA — MKRKLFALLMAVVMFVSTGIQLDADTARVANQNSLITDFNFSNTNLNHGYETSVTVQFAETGNRKLNSGDVMELRLPMEQKVDSNGSPYSVGLKGISQTIKLTMPGVENPLGHVYVTEGNVHVVFTDEVNQLNNIAGSFTFRVEGYNNNTQNIKETIYTNLGTSLSEKSVQVEGEFQGSGSYEMFSKLGGMSRDEEEVVRWVLLLNGEREGFMSEMTVRDTIGVGHEYIPGSLVFMVTDHTGNRYSVSEQEFRNQFGGVWINGQSLIVSTHPGKLHYASIEVMYNTKITDLKQAQLENKAVASFYDNEGYPQTIEKEVSVENHYASGSIVGNKPKPGVLRIVKVVDGTETPVAGVTFTVKNDRGALIERVTTDESGVVNLSLKDGRYTIEEVEAPSWLVVDSKPITVDVDQNAEVGTLAVFKNEIKKTNVKVSKKWVGGPSPHPVVAFNLMQTVDGVTTESGRILTLEGGKSSVVFEDLPQATATGQRITYSVEEAGFATDEYQVDITPINENNEIFVTNTFIKDTELTDFKVFKTWKGGPSAKPSVSVQLYANGELVEGSILEIPSGQSSVTFKDLPAYKGGVAIDYSIREVDVPENYKENIIKPNHIENEYLLKDVTMTKKWVGGNPVRPETKYVLVADGVDTQNTITLTQQTSHTFKDMPKYNEQGKEIVYSVREVVIPEGYDASYSDDGLTVTNTFRMEYVDVTANKVWVDSLNQGNHPTVRFQLFQSIDGVSSAVNGVYQDLSEGSVTFKNLPKTTQDGKSIRYFVREANIPKHYEVHYSADGLTVTNTFKPDMISVNVEKIWNHGPIVRPEIEIQLYANGVPVSNGKRTLRNGQTNLVYRNLPKQDHDGDIVYSVKELTQLDHYVTRYEGSGTDLKIINDYQIPTKPIIARKVWEGGPSPRPTISLLLSKRIEGSNEILPVPLAPIELKDGETEAHFGDLPIKTLDGKTITYFANEVEVPQGYLGLNSFSDPLTVINHFDVKTGPIYGKKVWRGGPELKPEIEIKLQERYEGETDYRDSGVASKILKSGSDTVRFDSMPTFALDGRRIEYKLKEVNVPNGYTQIESLNNLELINAYDQGNTSVTARKIWVGGHKETVTLRLYQAVDGIETSVPNGERVLKESEEQVVTFTDLPERTMDGKTITYFVRESGVPENYSVSYSPDRLTVTNTFQEGITHLNVKKIWQGGPGPSVPLELELIRNGESTGMIQSMMPGDNDIVFANLPKFNEDNAPYLYSVREVNEIEHYSLENISHDGDTSVTLTNVYDYGLRDVIAKKVWTNGISPRPDIEFELRRTTSPSDKVGESTGMIQTLRDGETTTVFEDLEVRDDEGKTYTYFVKELTSVPNTVTQYSPDGLTVYNHYVSPTTSIRILKTWVDGPEVRPDTTFQLTRRLKGTHDEFKDVLGMQEQLPSGQSHLDFVDVPQNDHQGKPYEYAVREVSVPENYTVSVAPITDTNTIEVTNTYHAPLKTVSAFKVWSGGEKARDNVVFELYRRVEDKAFEAVPNQKETLTPSMASVSFKDVPEFDTQGRRFEYRVKEVQGPEFFDASYSDDGLTVTNTYNPGVTEVAFKKVWIDGPETHPTIVVDLYANNVKTEHALTLQHGEHEASFTDLPKRDEAGIDIVYTVQERDVPENYDVSYQGTTITNTFNQGMRDVSATKRWNGGPMSRPNVTFELYADQKATGMTQVLASGEKTVTFADVPVYTAQGTKIVYRVEEVHVPEHYDVSYSSDGLTVTNTYNQGIRDVIATKKWVGGASSNRPTVIFDLYADGVKTHQTATLHDGTTQARFTKLPVRNQDGSIIHYTVQERSKHEAYDVSYSADGLTVTNTFNPGSQTITAHKVWVGGPDDKPDVVFELYANNKPLGVKKILGSGVKSISFRRQPVFDDFGKRIKYHIVEHDVPGYKITYSADGLTAINTYTKIDNGVGSLNNRPTKPSVPPLHGVNVLGMSKDRLSALPNTGVGGHQMQYTAALGLIALGLIFRRKKRK, encoded by the coding sequence ATGAAAAGAAAGCTATTTGCACTATTGATGGCTGTGGTCATGTTTGTATCGACTGGTATTCAGTTGGATGCAGATACAGCACGTGTCGCAAATCAAAACAGTCTCATAACTGATTTTAATTTCTCAAATACTAATTTAAACCATGGGTATGAAACCAGCGTTACAGTTCAATTCGCGGAAACAGGAAATCGTAAATTGAATTCTGGTGATGTTATGGAACTCCGATTACCAATGGAGCAGAAAGTAGATTCAAACGGATCTCCTTATTCCGTGGGACTCAAAGGGATCTCACAAACCATTAAACTTACGATGCCAGGGGTAGAGAATCCACTGGGTCATGTTTATGTTACTGAAGGCAATGTTCATGTTGTATTTACGGATGAAGTCAATCAACTTAATAATATTGCTGGATCTTTTACGTTTCGAGTAGAAGGATATAACAATAATACTCAAAACATTAAAGAAACCATTTACACGAATTTGGGTACAAGTTTATCTGAAAAATCAGTTCAGGTAGAAGGTGAATTCCAGGGGAGTGGTTCTTATGAAATGTTCTCAAAACTTGGCGGTATGTCTCGTGATGAGGAAGAAGTCGTGCGATGGGTTCTTCTTTTAAACGGTGAACGTGAAGGTTTTATGTCTGAAATGACAGTCCGTGATACGATCGGTGTGGGTCATGAATATATTCCCGGATCGTTAGTATTTATGGTTACAGATCATACTGGGAATCGCTATAGTGTTAGTGAACAAGAATTCCGTAATCAATTTGGAGGGGTCTGGATTAATGGTCAGTCTCTCATTGTGTCGACCCATCCAGGTAAATTACACTATGCTTCAATTGAAGTTATGTATAACACAAAAATAACGGATTTGAAGCAAGCTCAATTGGAAAATAAGGCAGTCGCAAGTTTTTATGATAACGAAGGCTACCCACAAACAATTGAAAAAGAAGTATCTGTAGAAAATCATTATGCGTCAGGATCGATTGTTGGTAATAAGCCAAAGCCTGGTGTTTTACGAATTGTGAAAGTCGTTGATGGAACTGAAACACCTGTAGCTGGTGTTACTTTTACTGTGAAAAATGATCGTGGTGCTCTCATTGAACGTGTTACTACAGATGAGTCTGGCGTGGTTAATCTTTCGCTTAAAGATGGTCGTTACACTATTGAAGAAGTTGAAGCACCTTCTTGGCTTGTGGTTGATTCAAAACCAATCACGGTAGATGTAGATCAAAATGCGGAAGTTGGTACTTTAGCCGTATTTAAAAATGAAATTAAGAAAACAAATGTTAAAGTATCCAAAAAATGGGTTGGTGGTCCTTCTCCACATCCTGTAGTTGCATTTAACTTAATGCAAACAGTTGATGGCGTTACAACCGAATCAGGTCGTATTTTAACGCTTGAAGGCGGAAAATCATCTGTTGTTTTTGAAGACCTTCCTCAAGCAACCGCTACGGGTCAAAGGATTACCTATTCTGTAGAAGAAGCAGGTTTCGCAACCGATGAGTATCAGGTTGACATCACACCAATTAATGAAAACAATGAGATTTTTGTTACGAATACATTTATTAAAGATACCGAGTTAACCGATTTTAAAGTCTTTAAAACATGGAAGGGTGGACCTTCTGCGAAACCATCTGTTTCCGTTCAACTTTATGCAAATGGTGAACTTGTTGAAGGAAGCATCCTTGAAATTCCATCCGGTCAAAGCTCTGTAACTTTTAAAGATTTACCGGCTTATAAGGGTGGTGTTGCGATTGATTATAGTATTCGTGAGGTTGACGTACCTGAAAATTATAAAGAAAACATTATAAAACCGAATCATATTGAAAATGAATACTTATTAAAAGACGTAACAATGACCAAAAAATGGGTCGGAGGGAATCCTGTTCGTCCTGAAACGAAGTATGTTTTAGTTGCGGATGGTGTTGATACACAAAATACGATAACCCTCACCCAACAAACCAGTCATACATTCAAAGATATGCCTAAGTATAATGAACAAGGCAAAGAAATTGTTTACAGCGTACGTGAAGTTGTGATTCCAGAAGGATATGATGCATCGTATAGCGACGATGGTTTAACGGTCACAAATACATTCCGTATGGAGTATGTCGATGTGACTGCAAATAAAGTTTGGGTGGATTCCTTGAACCAAGGCAATCATCCTACAGTAAGATTTCAATTGTTCCAAAGTATTGATGGCGTTTCTTCGGCAGTTAATGGGGTCTATCAAGATTTAAGTGAGGGCTCTGTCACATTCAAGAACCTTCCTAAAACAACTCAAGACGGAAAATCAATCCGTTATTTTGTACGCGAAGCGAATATTCCTAAACATTATGAGGTTCACTACAGTGCTGATGGTTTAACCGTTACCAATACTTTCAAACCGGATATGATCTCTGTAAATGTAGAGAAAATATGGAATCATGGCCCAATAGTACGTCCTGAAATTGAGATTCAACTCTACGCAAATGGAGTTCCGGTTTCAAATGGAAAACGAACTTTAAGAAATGGTCAAACGAATCTAGTTTATCGAAATCTACCAAAACAAGATCATGATGGAGATATTGTATATTCAGTTAAGGAATTAACGCAATTGGATCATTATGTAACTCGATATGAAGGATCTGGTACAGATTTGAAGATTATTAATGATTACCAAATACCGACCAAACCCATTATTGCGCGTAAAGTATGGGAAGGCGGACCGAGTCCAAGACCTACCATCTCACTTTTGCTATCAAAACGGATTGAAGGCTCCAATGAAATTCTACCGGTTCCACTTGCACCAATCGAACTTAAAGATGGTGAAACGGAGGCTCATTTTGGTGACCTTCCAATTAAAACCTTGGATGGGAAAACGATTACCTATTTCGCCAATGAGGTCGAAGTGCCGCAGGGTTATTTAGGTTTGAATTCATTTTCAGATCCTTTAACGGTTATTAATCATTTTGACGTCAAAACAGGCCCAATTTATGGTAAAAAAGTATGGCGTGGTGGACCGGAACTTAAACCGGAAATCGAGATTAAGCTTCAAGAGCGTTATGAAGGCGAAACAGATTATCGTGACAGCGGTGTTGCATCAAAAATTTTAAAAAGTGGTAGTGATACGGTACGATTTGATTCAATGCCAACCTTTGCGCTTGATGGACGTCGTATTGAATATAAACTTAAAGAAGTGAACGTACCAAATGGTTACACTCAAATTGAAAGCTTGAATAACCTTGAATTAATCAATGCTTATGATCAAGGTAATACTTCAGTTACCGCTCGAAAGATATGGGTGGGTGGACACAAGGAGACGGTTACACTACGTCTTTACCAAGCCGTAGATGGTATTGAAACATCAGTACCTAATGGGGAACGTGTTTTAAAAGAATCAGAAGAACAAGTTGTAACATTTACAGATTTACCAGAACGTACAATGGATGGGAAAACAATTACGTATTTTGTCCGTGAATCCGGAGTACCTGAAAATTATTCAGTTTCTTACAGTCCCGATCGTTTAACAGTTACCAATACCTTCCAAGAAGGAATAACACACTTAAACGTGAAAAAAATATGGCAAGGAGGTCCTGGACCTTCAGTTCCATTAGAACTTGAGCTCATTCGCAATGGTGAGTCGACGGGGATGATTCAAAGCATGATGCCTGGCGATAACGATATTGTCTTTGCGAATTTACCGAAATTTAATGAGGACAATGCGCCTTATCTTTATAGTGTTCGTGAAGTTAATGAGATTGAACATTATAGTCTTGAAAATATTTCGCATGACGGTGATACCAGTGTAACCTTAACGAATGTCTATGATTATGGTTTGCGTGATGTGATTGCGAAAAAGGTATGGACTAATGGTATTAGTCCACGTCCTGATATTGAGTTTGAACTGCGTCGTACGACATCCCCATCCGATAAAGTAGGGGAATCAACGGGTATGATTCAAACCTTACGTGATGGAGAAACAACTACCGTTTTCGAAGATTTAGAAGTGCGTGATGACGAAGGTAAAACGTATACGTATTTTGTTAAGGAATTAACGTCGGTACCCAATACGGTAACGCAATACAGTCCCGATGGCTTAACAGTTTATAATCACTACGTATCACCGACGACATCCATTCGTATTCTAAAAACATGGGTTGATGGACCTGAAGTTCGTCCTGACACCACATTCCAATTAACGCGACGCTTAAAAGGGACACACGATGAATTTAAAGATGTATTAGGTATGCAAGAACAATTACCTTCGGGTCAATCCCATCTTGATTTTGTGGATGTTCCTCAAAATGATCATCAAGGTAAACCGTATGAATACGCTGTTCGCGAAGTTTCTGTGCCCGAAAACTATACAGTTTCCGTAGCACCGATAACAGACACGAATACAATCGAGGTTACCAATACATATCATGCACCATTAAAAACGGTGAGTGCCTTTAAAGTATGGTCTGGTGGCGAAAAAGCACGGGACAATGTTGTTTTTGAGTTGTATCGTCGTGTTGAAGATAAAGCCTTTGAAGCTGTACCGAATCAAAAAGAGACACTGACACCTTCGATGGCTTCGGTATCGTTTAAAGATGTTCCTGAGTTTGATACGCAAGGACGACGTTTTGAGTATCGTGTAAAAGAAGTACAAGGACCTGAGTTCTTTGATGCTTCTTATAGCGATGATGGCTTAACGGTAACCAATACTTACAATCCAGGTGTAACGGAAGTTGCATTTAAAAAAGTATGGATTGATGGTCCCGAAACACATCCTACAATTGTAGTTGATTTATACGCGAATAACGTTAAAACAGAACATGCACTGACGCTCCAACATGGAGAACATGAAGCATCCTTTACAGACCTACCAAAACGTGATGAGGCAGGTATTGATATTGTATATACAGTACAAGAACGTGATGTTCCTGAAAATTACGATGTATCCTATCAAGGAACAACAATCACAAATACCTTTAATCAAGGCATGCGTGATGTAAGTGCGACAAAACGATGGAATGGTGGCCCAATGTCACGTCCAAATGTTACCTTCGAGCTTTACGCTGATCAAAAGGCTACAGGGATGACCCAAGTTCTTGCTTCTGGCGAGAAGACGGTTACCTTTGCGGATGTGCCTGTTTATACAGCACAAGGAACAAAAATTGTGTATCGTGTTGAAGAAGTGCATGTACCTGAACATTATGACGTAAGTTATAGTTCAGATGGACTTACCGTAACCAATACGTATAACCAAGGAATTCGTGATGTGATTGCAACGAAGAAATGGGTGGGTGGTGCATCAAGCAATCGTCCAACCGTGATTTTTGATTTGTATGCAGATGGCGTTAAGACGCATCAGACGGCAACCTTGCATGACGGAACGACACAAGCACGTTTTACAAAACTACCAGTTCGTAATCAAGATGGATCAATCATTCACTATACGGTTCAAGAACGTTCGAAACATGAAGCGTATGACGTAAGCTATAGTGCGGACGGATTAACCGTAACGAATACCTTCAATCCAGGTTCTCAAACCATCACTGCCCATAAAGTATGGGTTGGTGGACCAGATGATAAACCGGATGTTGTCTTTGAACTTTATGCCAACAACAAACCCCTTGGTGTGAAAAAAATCTTAGGGTCGGGTGTTAAGTCAATCAGTTTTAGACGTCAGCCTGTGTTTGATGATTTTGGAAAACGAATTAAGTACCATATTGTGGAACATGATGTTCCTGGTTATAAAATTACATACAGTGCGGATGGTTTAACCGCAATTAATACCTATACGAAAATAGATAATGGAGTTGGTTCCCTAAACAACAGACCAACGAAACCATCAGTACCACCACTTCATGGAGTTAATGTGTTAGGAATGAGTAAAGATCGCTTGAGTGCTCTTCCAAATACAGGGGTAGGTGGACATCAGATGCAGTATACAGCTGCGCTGGGTCTGATTGCGCTGGGGTTAATCTTTAGACGTAAAAAAAGAAAATAG
- the rspB gene encoding sortase-dependent adhesin RspB translates to MKNMKQKLILRSLIALVLIVSGITTNVNASSSPKDYTNEAIFTQFDVNPKGLINNPSQPIEFNLAFSDMNNGQKVKFKPGDFFDLTLPSNDEVSLRSLRAMGSKMPVLAKDKNGKEITLGELTFNGSHIHFEFMEDVLQLENVTGTINLKSVYDNAYRGEDDKIAELPTNLGLGSLDKQMITISQPGTPTGVEPSPIFYWKTGTFSTEVHGDMNWWLNINSPKEAVQSDVKVIDTIGEGHKLVDGSIMVDVEANGELKHISAEAFNKEYGTITVEGQVLTVMIPKEKAAKTTFTVTYDTRAFDKKLENYKNSSTIEYKDESGNLVTDTPKHYTDTSVVNMFDDATIGGEMKDKGVFRVQKFIKDTDEVLEGVTFEITDKDGKKIEGITNEDGIFDFNLEPGSYTLKEIKTRDGFELDSTEYQIEMTEKSQSKSIYNDYQRVDVVATKKWVGGSSPRPTVTFDLYRSAKGVTERVDGASIELVDGQTTADFGKQLKFDKEGNEYTYSVKETTDLENYIKLENGLEVTNTYNLRDVAVNKVWVGGPAVHPTIQIQLYANDNALENHLEILTSGTDVVTFKNLPILDEAGKEIVYSAKEVNVPVGYEMEQTDALTITNHFIVEKIDITAHKIWDGGPSVKPTITFGLVRDGIEMGITVDLVNGEEIAVFEDLPKTDPNGKDYVYTIKELDVPKGYVAVYSEDGLTVTNYYDKPVIVDPHEPKEPTKPTKPVEPTKPVEPIKPEVLGVRKEQLPQTGVSANNVLLYGSLLLISGIGMFVLKHQREEKE, encoded by the coding sequence ATGAAAAACATGAAGCAAAAGTTGATTCTAAGGTCACTAATAGCCTTAGTTCTAATCGTTTCGGGTATTACAACAAATGTGAATGCATCAAGCAGTCCTAAAGATTATACAAACGAAGCGATCTTTACCCAATTCGACGTTAATCCTAAGGGATTAATTAACAATCCAAGTCAACCGATCGAATTTAACTTGGCGTTCAGTGATATGAACAACGGTCAAAAAGTTAAATTTAAACCTGGAGACTTCTTTGACTTAACATTACCAAGTAATGATGAAGTTAGCTTACGTTCCCTTCGTGCTATGGGTTCAAAAATGCCTGTACTTGCTAAGGATAAAAACGGAAAAGAAATTACTCTTGGTGAGTTAACCTTTAATGGAAGTCACATCCATTTTGAATTTATGGAAGACGTACTTCAACTTGAAAACGTTACAGGTACGATTAATCTAAAATCAGTATACGATAATGCATATCGTGGTGAAGATGATAAAATTGCGGAACTTCCTACCAATCTTGGATTGGGTTCATTGGATAAGCAAATGATTACAATCTCACAACCTGGAACCCCTACAGGTGTCGAACCAAGTCCAATCTTTTACTGGAAAACAGGAACATTCTCAACAGAAGTTCATGGCGATATGAACTGGTGGTTAAACATCAACAGTCCTAAAGAAGCAGTACAATCTGATGTTAAGGTAATCGATACAATTGGTGAAGGTCATAAACTGGTTGATGGGTCGATTATGGTTGATGTTGAAGCGAATGGAGAACTCAAACATATTAGTGCTGAAGCATTTAATAAGGAATACGGAACAATTACTGTAGAAGGTCAAGTCTTAACAGTCATGATTCCAAAAGAAAAAGCAGCAAAGACAACATTTACAGTTACTTATGATACGCGTGCTTTTGATAAGAAACTTGAAAATTATAAAAACTCGTCAACAATTGAATATAAAGATGAATCGGGAAATCTTGTAACGGATACACCAAAGCATTATACTGATACATCGGTTGTGAATATGTTTGATGATGCAACAATCGGTGGTGAAATGAAGGATAAGGGTGTATTCCGAGTGCAAAAATTTATTAAAGATACAGATGAAGTTCTTGAAGGCGTTACCTTTGAGATTACAGATAAAGATGGAAAGAAAATTGAAGGAATCACCAATGAAGATGGAATCTTTGATTTCAATCTTGAGCCCGGTAGTTATACTTTAAAAGAAATCAAAACTCGTGATGGTTTTGAGTTAGATTCAACAGAATATCAAATTGAAATGACTGAAAAATCCCAATCGAAGTCAATCTACAACGATTATCAACGTGTTGATGTTGTAGCTACAAAGAAATGGGTGGGTGGTTCATCACCACGTCCTACAGTAACCTTTGATCTATACCGTAGCGCAAAGGGTGTTACAGAACGTGTTGACGGTGCATCCATTGAATTGGTTGATGGTCAAACAACCGCTGATTTTGGAAAACAATTAAAATTCGACAAAGAAGGCAATGAATATACATATTCCGTTAAGGAAACAACAGATTTAGAGAACTATATCAAACTTGAAAATGGACTTGAAGTAACCAATACCTATAACCTACGTGATGTAGCTGTAAACAAAGTATGGGTTGGTGGACCTGCGGTTCACCCAACCATCCAAATTCAACTGTATGCAAATGATAATGCACTTGAAAATCATCTTGAAATATTAACATCAGGTACTGATGTGGTAACATTTAAGAATTTACCAATCCTTGATGAAGCAGGAAAAGAAATTGTTTATTCTGCAAAAGAAGTTAATGTTCCTGTAGGATATGAAATGGAACAAACTGATGCACTCACAATTACAAATCACTTTATCGTTGAGAAAATTGATATTACTGCACATAAAATCTGGGACGGTGGTCCAAGTGTTAAACCTACAATCACATTTGGTTTAGTACGTGATGGTATTGAAATGGGCATTACGGTAGATCTAGTAAATGGTGAAGAAATAGCAGTGTTTGAAGACTTACCTAAAACAGATCCAAATGGTAAAGACTATGTTTATACCATTAAAGAATTGGACGTACCTAAAGGTTATGTTGCGGTTTATAGTGAAGACGGATTAACCGTTACAAACTACTATGACAAACCTGTTATTGTAGATCCACATGAACCAAAAGAACCAACTAAACCTACAAAACCCGTAGAACCTACAAAACCGGTAGAACCAATAAAACCTGAAGTATTAGGTGTTCGTAAAGAACAACTACCACAAACAGGCGTAAGTGCAAACAATGTCTTACTTTATGGTAGTTTATTATTAATCTCAGGAATCGGAATGTTTGTATTGAAACATCAACGTGAGGAAAAAGAATAG